One region of Pseudomonas glycinae genomic DNA includes:
- the mtgA gene encoding monofunctional biosynthetic peptidoglycan transglycosylase, giving the protein MLRLFLRRFTKALLWFAGGSVLLVLVFRFVPPPGTALMIERKIESWVDGEPIDLQRTWKPWDEISDDLKVAVIAGEDQKFPEHWGFDLRAIKAALAHNELGGSIRGASTLSQQVSKNLFLWSGRSYLRKGLEAWFTALIEVFWPKQRILEVYLNSVEWDDGVFGAEAAARHHFGVAAKSLSRQQASYLAAVLPNPRVWSASHPTAYVSRRAGWIRQQMSQLGGDSYLLTLNDSRRAPWAQ; this is encoded by the coding sequence ATGCTGCGTTTATTTCTCCGTCGTTTCACGAAGGCCCTGCTCTGGTTCGCGGGTGGCAGCGTATTGCTGGTGCTGGTGTTTCGCTTCGTGCCGCCACCGGGCACGGCGCTGATGATCGAGCGCAAGATCGAATCCTGGGTCGACGGCGAGCCGATCGATCTGCAACGCACCTGGAAACCGTGGGACGAGATCTCCGATGACTTGAAGGTCGCGGTGATTGCCGGCGAAGACCAGAAATTCCCCGAGCACTGGGGGTTTGACCTGCGTGCAATCAAGGCGGCACTGGCCCACAACGAACTCGGCGGCTCGATTCGTGGCGCCAGCACCTTGAGCCAGCAAGTATCGAAAAACCTGTTTTTGTGGTCAGGTCGCAGCTACCTGCGCAAAGGCCTGGAAGCATGGTTTACCGCACTGATCGAAGTTTTCTGGCCCAAGCAGCGGATTCTCGAGGTGTACCTGAACAGCGTCGAGTGGGATGACGGCGTGTTTGGTGCCGAAGCGGCGGCAAGGCATCACTTTGGCGTAGCCGCCAAGTCATTGTCCCGGCAGCAGGCGAGTTATCTGGCGGCCGTGCTGCCGAATCCCCGGGTCTGGAGCGCCAGTCATCCGACCGCTTATGTGTCGCGCCGCGCCGGCTGGATTCGCCAGCAGATGAGCCAGCTGGGTGGCGACAGCTATTTGCTCACACTCAATGATTCGCGCCGCGCGCCCTGGGCCCAATGA
- a CDS encoding DUF423 domain-containing protein, translating into MLRSFLMLAAFFGFTGVGLGAFAAHGLKNRLTPEYLAIFHTGVTYQLVHALALFGVALLATQLQGRLVAWAGISFTIGILLFSGSLYLLTTLGIGKLGIITPFGGLAFLIGWLCLGLAAWRLQPTA; encoded by the coding sequence ATGCTGCGTAGCTTTCTGATGCTGGCTGCCTTTTTTGGTTTCACCGGTGTCGGCCTCGGCGCATTCGCCGCCCATGGCTTGAAAAACCGCCTGACACCCGAATACCTGGCGATCTTCCACACCGGCGTCACCTATCAACTCGTGCATGCGCTGGCGCTGTTCGGCGTGGCGCTGCTGGCCACGCAGCTTCAGGGGCGTCTGGTCGCCTGGGCCGGCATCTCGTTCACCATCGGCATCCTGCTGTTCTCCGGCAGCCTGTACCTGTTGACCACCCTCGGCATCGGCAAGCTCGGCATCATCACCCCGTTCGGTGGCCTGGCGTTCCTGATTGGCTGGCTGTGCCTCGGACTCGCCGCCTGGCGCCTGCAGCCAACCGCTTGA
- the thiS gene encoding sulfur carrier protein ThiS: MRIQLNGESFELPDGETVAALLTRLDLTGRRVAVELNLDIVPRSQHADTTLNDGDNVEVVHAIGGG, encoded by the coding sequence ATGCGCATTCAGTTGAACGGTGAATCCTTTGAACTGCCCGACGGTGAAACCGTTGCGGCCCTGCTGACCCGTCTGGACCTGACCGGACGCCGCGTCGCGGTCGAACTCAATCTGGATATCGTCCCGCGCAGCCAGCATGCCGACACCACTTTGAACGACGGCGACAACGTCGAAGTCGTGCACGCCATCGGCGGCGGCTGA
- a CDS encoding thiazole synthase — protein MSIVRSDKPFVLAGRTYQSRLLVGTGKYRDMEETRLAIEASGAEIVTFAVRRTNLGQIEGEPNLLEVLSPDRYTFLPNTAGCYDAVEAVRTCRLARELLDGHNLVKLEVLADQKTLFPNVIETLKAAEVLVKEGFDVMVYTSDDPIIARQLAEIGCIAVMPLAGLIGSGLGICNPYNLQIILEEAKIPVLVDAGVGTASDATISMELGCDAVLMNSAIAHAQQPIMMAEAMKHAIVAGRLAYLAGRMPKKLYASASSPLDGLIK, from the coding sequence ATGAGCATCGTTCGTAGCGACAAGCCTTTCGTTCTGGCCGGTCGTACTTACCAGTCGCGTTTGCTGGTCGGTACCGGCAAGTACCGTGACATGGAAGAAACCCGCCTGGCCATCGAAGCCTCGGGTGCCGAGATCGTCACCTTCGCGGTGCGCCGCACCAACCTGGGCCAGATCGAAGGCGAGCCGAACCTGCTCGAAGTGCTGTCGCCGGATCGCTACACCTTCCTGCCGAACACCGCCGGCTGCTACGACGCGGTCGAGGCCGTGCGCACCTGCCGCCTGGCCCGTGAGCTACTCGACGGCCACAACCTGGTGAAGCTGGAAGTGCTGGCCGACCAGAAAACCCTGTTCCCCAACGTGATCGAAACCCTCAAGGCCGCCGAAGTACTGGTCAAGGAAGGTTTCGACGTGATGGTTTACACCAGTGATGACCCGATCATCGCCCGGCAACTGGCGGAAATCGGCTGCATCGCGGTGATGCCGCTGGCCGGTCTGATCGGTTCGGGCCTGGGGATCTGCAACCCGTACAACCTGCAGATCATCCTCGAAGAAGCCAAAATTCCGGTGCTGGTGGATGCCGGTGTCGGTACCGCTTCCGACGCCACCATCTCCATGGAACTGGGCTGTGACGCCGTGCTGATGAACTCGGCCATCGCCCATGCTCAGCAGCCGATCATGATGGCCGAAGCCATGAAACACGCGATCGTCGCGGGCCGCCTGGCCTACCTCGCCGGCCGCATGCCGAAAAAACTCTATGCCAGCGCCTCTTCGCCGCTGGATGGTCTGATCAAGTAA
- the trmB gene encoding tRNA (guanosine(46)-N7)-methyltransferase TrmB, which produces MTESNDTPIQTEEGDERQHRRIKSFVMRAGRMTEGQQRGLDQGAPKFVLPLADAPVDFDQVFGRSAPRSLEIGFGMGHSLLEMAAAAPEQDFIGVEVHRPGVGALLNGVLTQGLTNLRVYDCDAIEVLNRCIADNSLDRLMLFFPDPWHKSRHHKRRIVQASFAELVRSKLKVGGILHMATDWEPYAEYMLEVMNVAPGYRNLAEDGKCVPRPAERPITKFERRGERLGHGVWDLKFEKQS; this is translated from the coding sequence ATGACTGAATCGAACGACACGCCAATCCAGACGGAAGAAGGCGACGAGCGCCAACATCGCCGCATCAAGAGTTTCGTGATGCGCGCCGGGCGCATGACCGAAGGCCAGCAGCGCGGCCTGGATCAGGGCGCGCCGAAGTTCGTCCTGCCGCTGGCCGATGCGCCGGTGGATTTCGACCAGGTGTTCGGCCGTTCCGCGCCGCGTTCGCTGGAGATCGGTTTCGGCATGGGCCACTCGCTGCTGGAAATGGCCGCCGCTGCGCCGGAGCAGGATTTCATCGGTGTCGAGGTTCACCGCCCGGGTGTCGGCGCACTGCTCAACGGCGTGCTGACTCAGGGCCTGACCAACCTGCGGGTCTACGACTGCGACGCGATCGAAGTGCTCAACCGCTGCATCGCCGACAACAGCCTCGATCGCCTGATGCTGTTCTTCCCGGATCCGTGGCACAAGAGCCGTCACCACAAGCGCCGTATCGTTCAGGCGTCTTTCGCTGAGCTGGTGCGCAGCAAGCTGAAGGTTGGCGGCATTCTGCACATGGCCACCGACTGGGAGCCGTACGCCGAATACATGCTGGAAGTGATGAACGTCGCCCCGGGCTATCGCAACCTTGCCGAAGACGGCAAGTGCGTACCCCGCCCGGCCGAACGCCCGATCACCAAGTTCGAACGCCGCGGCGAACGTCTTGGGCATGGCGTTTGGGATCTGAAGTTCGAGAAGCAGTCGTAA
- a CDS encoding DUF3392 domain-containing protein: MDLILDLLATVSRWSRSNLSEIALALVGCLLVLFGADFKGWVEQRLGSIAGALRVPLMALLCMIGSGAALIYATPWVVKGLSQFNNYSLAPVLLVVLVLIGVVADRR; encoded by the coding sequence ATGGATTTGATACTCGACCTGCTCGCCACCGTGTCCCGCTGGAGCCGCAGCAACCTCTCGGAAATCGCGCTGGCGCTGGTGGGCTGTCTGCTGGTGCTGTTCGGCGCCGACTTCAAGGGCTGGGTCGAGCAACGCCTGGGTAGCATTGCCGGCGCCCTGCGTGTGCCGCTGATGGCCCTGCTGTGCATGATCGGCAGCGGCGCGGCGCTGATCTACGCGACGCCGTGGGTGGTGAAGGGGCTGAGCCAGTTCAACAACTACAGCCTGGCGCCGGTGTTGTTGGTGGTGCTGGTGTTGATTGGCGTGGTCGCCGACCGCCGCTGA
- the hemW gene encoding radical SAM family heme chaperone HemW, whose amino-acid sequence MTDSSSASSLIIGGAASSSRAPLPTLPPLALYIHIPWCVRKCPYCDFNSHTASPVLPEQEYVDAMLADLDQDLHAVYGRELSSIFFGGGTPSLFSAEALGRLLEGVKQRIPFADDIEITLEANPGTFEQEKFVAYRKLGINRLSIGIQSFQQEKLKALGRIHNGDEAVRAAGMARQAGFDNFNLDLMHGLPDQSLDDALSDLRQAIDLKPTHISWYQLTLEPNTVFWNQPPVLPEDDTLWDIQEAGQALLAEHGYAQYEVSAYAQPGRPARHNLNYWSFGDFIGIGAGAHGKLSHPDGRIVRTWKTRLPKDYLNPAKSFQAGEKALTNDEMPFEFLMNALRLTAGVESRLYPERTGLPLESLDEHRREAEQSGLLQVEPSRLAATERGQLFLNDLLQKFLS is encoded by the coding sequence ATGACCGATAGTTCCTCCGCGTCGTCGCTGATTATCGGCGGCGCCGCCTCCTCGTCTCGGGCGCCGTTGCCGACGCTGCCGCCCCTGGCGCTGTACATCCACATCCCGTGGTGTGTGCGCAAATGCCCGTATTGCGACTTCAACTCCCACACCGCCAGCCCGGTGCTGCCGGAACAGGAGTACGTCGACGCGATGCTGGCCGACCTGGATCAAGATCTGCACGCGGTGTATGGCCGTGAGTTGAGTTCGATCTTCTTTGGCGGCGGCACGCCGAGCCTGTTCAGTGCCGAAGCCCTGGGCCGTTTGCTGGAAGGCGTGAAACAGCGCATCCCGTTTGCCGATGACATCGAAATTACCCTGGAAGCCAACCCCGGGACCTTCGAACAAGAGAAGTTCGTCGCCTACCGCAAACTGGGGATCAATCGCCTGTCGATCGGCATCCAGAGCTTCCAGCAGGAAAAACTCAAGGCCCTCGGCCGTATCCACAACGGCGATGAAGCGGTACGCGCCGCCGGCATGGCGCGCCAGGCCGGGTTCGATAACTTCAACCTCGACTTGATGCACGGCCTGCCGGACCAGTCGCTGGACGATGCCCTGAGCGACCTGCGCCAGGCGATCGACCTGAAGCCGACCCACATTTCCTGGTATCAGCTGACGCTGGAGCCGAACACCGTGTTCTGGAACCAGCCGCCGGTGCTGCCGGAAGACGACACGCTGTGGGACATTCAAGAGGCCGGACAGGCACTGCTGGCCGAGCACGGTTACGCGCAGTACGAAGTTTCGGCCTACGCCCAACCGGGTCGCCCGGCGCGGCATAACCTCAATTACTGGAGCTTCGGCGACTTCATCGGCATCGGCGCCGGCGCCCACGGCAAGCTCAGCCATCCGGACGGGCGCATCGTGCGCACCTGGAAGACGCGCCTGCCGAAGGACTACCTCAACCCGGCCAAAAGCTTCCAGGCCGGCGAGAAAGCCCTGACCAACGACGAGATGCCGTTCGAGTTCCTGATGAACGCCCTGCGCCTGACCGCCGGCGTCGAATCGCGCCTGTACCCGGAGCGCACCGGCCTGCCGCTGGAGAGCCTCGACGAACACCGGCGCGAGGCCGAACAAAGCGGTCTGTTGCAGGTCGAACCGTCACGTCTGGCGGCCACCGAGCGCGGACAACTGTTCCTCAACGACTTGCTGCAGAAATTTCTGAGCTGA
- the rdgB gene encoding RdgB/HAM1 family non-canonical purine NTP pyrophosphatase, which produces MINLKQLVLASHNAGKLKELQAMLGDSVQLRSIGEFSSVEPEETGLSFVENAILKARNAARISGLPALADDSGLAVDFLGGAPGIYSARYADGKGDAANNAKLLDALKDVPEAERGAQFVCVLALVRHADDPLPILCEGLWHGRILTAASGEHGFGYDPLFWVPERNVSSAELSPSDKNQISHRARAMDLLRQRLGLK; this is translated from the coding sequence ATGATCAATCTCAAGCAACTCGTACTGGCCAGCCATAACGCCGGCAAACTCAAGGAACTCCAGGCCATGCTCGGCGACTCGGTGCAACTGCGCTCGATCGGCGAATTCAGCAGCGTGGAGCCGGAAGAAACCGGCCTGTCGTTCGTCGAGAACGCGATCCTCAAGGCCCGCAATGCCGCGCGCATTTCCGGTCTGCCGGCGCTGGCCGACGACTCGGGTCTGGCGGTGGATTTCCTTGGCGGTGCGCCGGGCATCTACTCGGCGCGCTACGCCGACGGCAAGGGCGATGCGGCGAACAACGCCAAACTGCTCGACGCCTTGAAGGACGTGCCGGAAGCCGAACGCGGCGCGCAGTTCGTCTGCGTATTGGCACTGGTGCGTCACGCCGACGATCCGCTGCCGATCCTCTGCGAAGGCCTGTGGCACGGGCGCATTCTGACCGCCGCCAGCGGTGAGCACGGTTTCGGCTACGACCCGTTGTTCTGGGTGCCGGAGCGTAATGTGTCCAGCGCCGAACTGAGCCCGAGCGACAAGAACCAGATCAGCCACCGCGCCCGTGCAATGGATCTGCTGCGCCAGCGTCTGGGCTTGAAATGA
- a CDS encoding DUF4426 domain-containing protein, with translation MGRLITALLAACLSLSAVAADAIKGERKEVFGDVTVHYNTFNSTFLTPDIAKAAELIRSKNQGVINVSVIKDGKPLIAQVTGTVKDLTSQSVPLTFRQITEQGAIYYIAQYPVEQQETRTFEIKVQTGDKINTLNFNQELFPGQ, from the coding sequence ATGGGACGCTTGATTACCGCGCTATTGGCCGCCTGCCTGAGCCTGTCGGCCGTGGCCGCCGATGCCATCAAGGGCGAACGCAAGGAAGTGTTCGGTGATGTCACCGTGCATTACAACACCTTCAACTCGACCTTCCTGACGCCGGACATCGCCAAGGCGGCCGAGCTGATCCGCAGCAAGAACCAGGGTGTGATCAATGTTTCGGTGATCAAGGACGGCAAGCCGCTGATCGCCCAAGTCACCGGCACCGTCAAGGACCTGACCAGCCAGAGCGTGCCGCTGACTTTCCGCCAGATCACCGAACAGGGCGCGATCTATTACATCGCCCAGTACCCGGTGGAGCAGCAGGAAACCCGCACCTTTGAAATCAAGGTGCAGACCGGCGACAAGATCAACACCCTCAATTTCAACCAAGAGCTTTTCCCTGGCCAATGA
- the metW gene encoding methionine biosynthesis protein MetW, producing MRADLEIIQEWIPAGSRVLDLGCGDGELLTWLRDHKQVTGYGLENDPDNIAECVAKGINVIEQDLDKGLGNFASNSFDIVVMTQALQAVHYPDKILDEMLRVGRQCIITFPNFGHWRCRWYLASKGRMPVSEFLPYTWYNTPNIHFCTFEDFEELCREREAKVIDRLAVDQQHRHGWASKLWPNLLGEIGIYRVSSPGLADHRIAV from the coding sequence ATGAGAGCTGATCTGGAAATCATCCAGGAATGGATCCCCGCCGGCAGCCGCGTGCTCGACCTCGGCTGCGGTGACGGCGAGTTGCTGACCTGGCTGCGCGACCACAAGCAGGTCACCGGCTATGGCCTGGAAAACGACCCGGACAACATCGCCGAGTGCGTGGCCAAGGGCATCAACGTCATCGAGCAGGACCTGGACAAAGGCCTGGGCAACTTCGCCAGCAACAGCTTCGATATCGTGGTGATGACCCAGGCCCTGCAAGCCGTGCACTACCCGGACAAGATCCTCGACGAAATGCTGCGGGTCGGCCGCCAGTGCATCATCACGTTCCCGAATTTCGGTCACTGGCGCTGCCGCTGGTACCTGGCGAGCAAGGGTCGGATGCCGGTTTCGGAATTTCTGCCGTACACCTGGTACAACACGCCGAACATCCACTTCTGCACCTTCGAAGACTTTGAAGAACTTTGTCGCGAACGTGAGGCGAAGGTCATTGATCGGCTTGCCGTGGATCAACAGCACCGCCACGGGTGGGCCAGTAAGCTATGGCCTAATCTGTTAGGTGAGATCGGTATCTACCGCGTCAGCAGCCCGGGGCTTGCGGATCACAGAATCGCGGTCTGA
- the metX gene encoding homoserine O-succinyltransferase MetX, translated as MPAAFPPDSVGLVTPQTAHFSEPLALACGRSLADYDLIYETYGTLNAQASNAVLICHALSGHHHAAGYHSVDDRKPGWWDSCIGPGKPIDTNKFFVVSLNNLGGCNGSTGPSSLNPETGKPFGADFPVLTVEDWVHSQARLADLLGIGQWAAVIGGSLGGMQALQWTITYPDRVRHCLAIASAPKLSAQNIAFNEVARQAILTDPEFHGGSFQEHGVIPKRGLMLARMVGHITYLSDDSMGEKFGRGLKSEKLNYDFHSVEFQVESYLRYQGEEFSGRFDANTYLLMTKALDYFDPAANFNDNLAKTFEGAKAKFCVMSFTTDWRFSPARSRELVDALMAARKDVSYLEIDAPQGHDAFLIPIPRYLQAFGNYMNRITL; from the coding sequence ATGCCAGCTGCCTTTCCCCCCGATTCTGTTGGTCTGGTGACGCCGCAAACGGCGCACTTCAGCGAACCGCTGGCCCTGGCCTGCGGCCGTTCGCTGGCCGATTATGACCTGATCTACGAAACCTACGGCACGCTGAACGCGCAAGCGAGCAACGCCGTGCTGATCTGCCACGCCCTGTCCGGCCACCACCACGCTGCGGGTTATCACAGCGTCGACGACCGCAAGCCCGGTTGGTGGGACAGCTGCATCGGCCCCGGCAAACCGATCGACACCAACAAGTTCTTCGTGGTCAGCCTGAACAACCTCGGCGGTTGCAATGGTTCTACCGGCCCGAGCAGCCTCAATCCGGAAACCGGCAAGCCGTTCGGCGCCGACTTCCCGGTGCTGACCGTGGAAGACTGGGTGCACAGCCAGGCACGCCTGGCCGACCTGCTCGGCATCGGCCAGTGGGCGGCGGTGATCGGTGGCAGCCTGGGCGGCATGCAGGCGCTGCAATGGACCATCACGTATCCGGATCGCGTTCGCCACTGCCTGGCCATCGCCTCGGCCCCCAAGCTGTCGGCGCAGAACATCGCCTTCAACGAAGTGGCGCGCCAGGCGATCCTCACCGACCCGGAATTCCACGGCGGCTCGTTCCAGGAACACGGCGTGATCCCCAAGCGCGGCCTGATGCTGGCGCGGATGGTCGGGCACATCACGTACCTGTCCGACGACTCCATGGGCGAGAAATTCGGCCGTGGCCTGAAGAGCGAAAAGCTCAACTACGACTTCCACAGCGTCGAGTTCCAGGTCGAAAGCTACCTGCGTTATCAGGGCGAAGAGTTCTCAGGGCGCTTCGATGCCAACACCTATCTGTTGATGACCAAGGCGCTGGACTACTTCGATCCGGCAGCGAACTTCAACGATAACCTGGCGAAAACCTTCGAAGGTGCAAAAGCCAAGTTCTGCGTGATGTCGTTCACCACCGACTGGCGCTTCTCCCCGGCCCGCTCGCGGGAACTGGTGGATGCGCTGATGGCGGCGCGCAAAGACGTCAGCTACCTGGAAATCGACGCGCCGCAAGGCCACGACGCCTTCCTGATTCCGATCCCGCGTTATTTGCAGGCGTTCGGCAATTACATGAACCGCATTACGTTGTGA
- a CDS encoding DUF167 domain-containing protein, protein MSWFRWDGDDLILECHLQPAARSDDFCGLHGDRLKIRLTAPPVEGKANAYLMGFLAKAFGVSKSQVSLLSGELNRQKRVKICSPKKLPDLPGLVS, encoded by the coding sequence GTGAGCTGGTTTCGCTGGGACGGTGACGACCTGATTCTGGAATGTCACCTGCAACCGGCCGCCCGCAGCGATGATTTCTGCGGGCTGCACGGTGATCGCCTGAAAATCCGCCTGACCGCGCCGCCGGTCGAGGGCAAGGCCAATGCCTACCTGATGGGGTTTCTGGCCAAGGCTTTTGGGGTTTCCAAAAGCCAGGTCAGTTTGCTCAGTGGTGAGCTGAACCGGCAGAAGCGGGTGAAGATCTGCTCGCCGAAGAAGTTGCCGGATCTGCCCGGACTAGTCAGCTGA
- a CDS encoding YggT family protein, whose translation MIGLNTAAVYVLQTLGSLYLLIVLLRFVLQLVRANFYNPLCQFVVKATQPLLKPLRRIIPSLFGLDMSSLVLAILVQLALMALTLLLTYGTTGNPLQLLIWSLIGVTALFLKIFFWAMIISIILSWVAPGSHNPGAELVNQICEPALAPFRRILPNLGGLDLSPIFAFLVLKLIDMLVINNLAAMTMMPEILRLLM comes from the coding sequence ATGATTGGATTGAACACCGCAGCGGTCTACGTGCTGCAAACCCTCGGCAGCCTGTACCTGCTGATCGTGCTGCTGCGCTTCGTCCTGCAACTGGTGCGGGCGAACTTCTACAACCCGCTGTGCCAGTTCGTGGTCAAGGCCACCCAACCGTTGCTCAAGCCACTGCGCCGGATCATCCCGAGCCTGTTCGGCCTCGACATGTCGTCGCTGGTGCTGGCGATCCTCGTGCAACTGGCGCTGATGGCGCTGACCCTGCTGCTGACCTACGGCACCACCGGTAACCCGCTGCAACTGTTGATCTGGTCGCTGATCGGCGTGACGGCGCTGTTCCTGAAGATTTTCTTCTGGGCCATGATCATCAGCATCATCCTGTCCTGGGTCGCACCTGGCAGCCACAATCCGGGCGCCGAGCTGGTGAACCAGATCTGTGAACCGGCCCTGGCGCCGTTCCGCCGCATCCTGCCGAACCTCGGCGGTCTGGACCTGTCGCCGATCTTCGCCTTCCTCGTGCTGAAGCTGATCGACATGCTGGTGATCAACAACCTCGCGGCGATGACGATGATGCCGGAAATCCTGCGCCTGCTGATGTGA
- the proC gene encoding pyrroline-5-carboxylate reductase, with translation MSNTRIAFIGAGNMAASLIGGLRAKGLEAAHIRASDPGEETRAKVSAEHGVETFADNAQAIDGADVVVLAVKPQAMKLVCEAIRPSLKPNQLVVSIAAGITCASMTAWLGEQPIVRCMPNTPALLRQGVSGLYATGKVSAEQRQQAEELLSAVGIALWLNEEQQLDAVTAVSGSGPAYFFLLIEAMTAAGVKLGLPKETAEQLTLQTALGAAHMAVSSDVDAAELRRRVTSPAGTTEAAIKSFQTGGFEALVEKALGAAAHRSAEMAEQLGK, from the coding sequence ATGAGCAACACACGTATTGCCTTTATCGGTGCCGGCAACATGGCCGCCAGCCTGATCGGCGGCCTGCGGGCCAAGGGTCTGGAAGCTGCACACATCCGCGCCAGCGATCCGGGTGAAGAAACCCGCGCCAAAGTCAGCGCCGAACATGGCGTCGAAACCTTCGCCGACAACGCCCAGGCCATCGACGGCGCCGACGTGGTGGTACTGGCGGTCAAGCCACAAGCCATGAAGCTTGTGTGCGAAGCGATTCGCCCAAGCCTGAAACCGAATCAACTGGTGGTCTCCATCGCCGCCGGCATCACCTGCGCCAGCATGACGGCCTGGCTCGGCGAGCAGCCGATCGTGCGCTGCATGCCGAACACCCCGGCGCTGCTGCGTCAGGGCGTGAGCGGCCTGTACGCCACAGGCAAAGTGAGCGCCGAACAACGCCAACAGGCTGAAGAACTGCTGTCCGCCGTAGGCATCGCCCTGTGGCTGAACGAAGAGCAGCAACTGGACGCGGTCACCGCTGTCTCCGGTTCCGGCCCGGCGTACTTCTTCCTGCTGATCGAAGCCATGACCGCCGCCGGCGTCAAACTCGGCCTGCCGAAGGAAACCGCCGAGCAGCTGACCTTGCAGACCGCGCTGGGCGCCGCGCACATGGCGGTGTCCAGCGACGTCGACGCGGCCGAACTGCGCCGCCGCGTGACCTCGCCGGCCGGCACCACGGAAGCTGCGATCAAATCGTTCCAGACCGGCGGCTTCGAAGCCCTGGTGGAAAAAGCACTCGGCGCCGCCGCGCACCGCTCGGCCGAAATGGCCGAACAACTGGGCAAATAA
- a CDS encoding YggS family pyridoxal phosphate-dependent enzyme has product MSTIADNILQVSSRIQAATKAAGRDENSVQLLAVSKTKPAQALREAYAAGLRDFGENYLQEALSKQLELADLPLIWHFIGPIQSNKTRSIAEHFAWVHSVDRLKIAQRLSEQRPADLPPLNICIQVNVSGEASKSGCTPQDLPALAQAISALPRLKLRGLMAIPEPTDDRAEQDAAFAAVQKLQASLDLPLDTLSMGMSHDLESAIAQGATWVRIGTALFGARDYSQS; this is encoded by the coding sequence ATGTCCACGATAGCAGACAACATTCTCCAGGTTAGTTCGCGCATCCAGGCAGCGACCAAAGCCGCCGGGCGCGATGAAAACAGCGTCCAGCTGCTGGCCGTGAGCAAGACCAAACCGGCACAAGCCCTGCGCGAAGCGTACGCCGCCGGCCTGCGCGACTTCGGCGAGAACTACCTGCAAGAGGCCTTGAGCAAACAGCTCGAACTGGCCGACCTGCCCTTGATCTGGCACTTCATCGGCCCCATTCAGTCGAACAAGACCCGCTCGATTGCCGAGCATTTCGCCTGGGTGCACTCCGTGGATCGTCTGAAAATCGCCCAACGCCTGTCCGAACAACGCCCGGCGGATCTGCCGCCACTGAACATCTGCATTCAGGTCAACGTCAGCGGTGAAGCCAGCAAGTCCGGCTGCACGCCGCAGGATCTGCCAGCCCTGGCCCAGGCCATCAGCGCCCTGCCGCGCCTGAAGCTGCGCGGGTTGATGGCGATTCCCGAGCCGACCGACGATCGCGCCGAGCAGGACGCTGCATTCGCCGCCGTTCAGAAGTTGCAGGCCAGCCTCGATCTGCCGCTCGACACACTTTCCATGGGCATGAGCCACGACCTCGAGTCGGCCATTGCCCAGGGCGCGACCTGGGTCCGTATCGGTACGGCCCTGTTCGGCGCCCGCGACTATTCCCAATCTTGA